The Quercus robur chromosome 7, dhQueRobu3.1, whole genome shotgun sequence genome has a segment encoding these proteins:
- the LOC126691079 gene encoding uncharacterized protein LOC126691079 yields MVVKSKLESEHINDLGDIFGFLRRHKLRLNTSKCSFGVGLGKFLGYMVTHLGIEVNPDQIKAINNLQPPQNPKEVQKLTGMTVVLNRFISRLADRCRPFFQLLNKWKGFEWIKECILAFQQLKEYLSRPPIMSRPKVDEVLFAYIAVASHVVSLVLVRVDGGIQRLVYYVSKPLHEAEVCYLPLEKAILAVVHATRKLPHYFQSHTIVVLTQLSLKLLLRSADYTERIAKWCTILGAFNIKYMSRTSVKGQVLAALMAEFAESPLEEEMEKQDMDGKSVGLVSLQEPLSWRVYVDGAANHRRSGVRLVLISPERIIIKKSLRLGFSATNNEVEYEALLVGMTMVQKMGGKVVEIFSDSRLVMGQVQGELEARDMRMKEYLSQVRHLQSGFESFNLQHIPRSGNTHANSLAMLVISSAQSLPRVILVENFCKRTEMKNEVVHIHQIKVGPSWMGSIVLFLEDILLEEKLEADKKEAQEYVKKCDQCQRFAPNIHQPGRVLNPLSSPWPFAQWGLDIVGHFLKAVGNKRYLLVSTDYFTKWIEAEPLAIIRDVDAKKFVWKNIVTRFRIPNTLISDNGLQFDSKAFRRYCCDLGIMNRYSTPAYP; encoded by the exons atggtggttaAGAGTAAGCTGGAATCCGAGCATATTAATGATCTCGGGGATATCTTTGGGTTCTTGAGGAGACACAAACTGCGACTTAATACTTCTAAATGCTCTTTTGGCGTCGGATTAgggaagttcttggggtacatggttACCCATCTCGGAATTGAAGTCAACCCTGaccaaattaaagcaattaacaACTTACAGCCACCTCaaaatcccaaagaggtccagaagttGACAGGAATGACTGTTGTTCTAAACCGATTCATTTCTCGGTTAGCAGATAGGTGTAGGCCTTTCTTCCAGTTGTtgaacaagtggaagggatttgaatggatcAAGGAGTGCATCTTGGCCTTTCAACAGTTGAAGGAATACCTATCTCGGCCACCCATTATGTCAAGGCCAAAGGTGGATGAGGTGCTATTTGCTTACATTGCTGTGGCTTCCCATGTAGTGAGCTTGGTGCTTGTACGAGTTGATGGTGGTATACAGAGGCTAGTTTATTATGTGAGTAAGccactacatgaggccgaggtctGTTACCTACCACTAGAGAAGGCCATTTTAGCAGTGGTGCATGCTACGCGTAAGCTTCCCCACTATTTCCAATCCCATACAATTGTTGTTTTAACTCAACTTTCGCTTAAATTACTTCTTCGGAGTGCTGATTACACTGAAAGGATTGCCAAGTGGTGTACAATATTAGGGGCTTTTAATATAAAGTACATGTCTCGCACCTCTGTCAAGGGTCAGGTCCTTGCTGCTTTGATGGCCGAGTTTGCTGAATCCCCATTAGAAGAGGAAATGGAAAAGCaggacatggatggaaaatcggttgggtTAGTCTCCTTACAAGAACCTTTATCCTGGAGGGTATATGTTGATGGTGCAGCGAATCACAGAAGATCTGGAGTAAGGCTAGTTTTGATATCTCCCGAGAGGATCATAATTAAGAAATCCCTGAGATTAGGCTTCTCGGCCACAAACAATGAAGTTGAGTATGAAGCTCTGTTGGTAGGAATGACCATGGttcagaaaatgggtggaaaagtAGTGGAAatattctcagattcaagactGGTTATGGGCCAAGTTCAGGGAGAGTTAGAGGCCAGGGACATGAGAATGAAAGAATACTTAAGTCAGGTTAGGCATTTACAGTCAGGGTTTGAGTCTTTCAATTTACAGCACATtcctagaagtggaaacaccCATGCCAATTCTCTGGCCATGCTTGTAATCTCCTCAGCACAAAGCCTGCCTCGGGTTatccttgttgaaaatttttgtaagcGTACTGAGATGAAGAATGAGGTGGTCCATATCCATCAAATTAAGGTCGGACCTAGCTGGATGGGCTCTATAGTATTGTTCCTAGAGGATATCTTACTTGAAGAGAAGTTAGAGGCCGACAAG AAGGAAGCacaagaatatgtgaagaaatgtgaccagtgccaaagatttgctcCAAACATTCATCAACCAGGGAGAGTCCTTAATCCTCTatctagcccttggccttttgctcaatggggcttggatattgttgGACATTTCCTTAAGGCAGTAGGGAATAAGAGATATTTACTAGTCAGCAcggattacttcaccaagtggatTGAAGCTGAACCATTGGCAATtatcagggacgtggatgccaagaaatttgtttggaaaaacattgtcactcGGTTCAGGATCCCCAataccctcatctcggacaatggtctccagtttgatagcaaagccttCAGGAGGTACTGTTGTGACCTAGGAATTATGAATAGGTATTCCACCCCAGCTTATCCATAA
- the LOC126691080 gene encoding uncharacterized protein LOC126691080, producing MYNGQINPIEHVSHFNQRMVVHSKNEALLCKVFPFSLGPMAMRWFDSLGVSSIDSFKELTQAFGSRLITCSRVPRPLNFLLSLSMREGETLKTYSDRYWEMFNEKDGDFDNIVIRTFKVGLPAEHGLRRSFTRKPATSVRQLMNRINKYKRVENDQQ from the coding sequence atgtacaatggtCAAATAAACCCTATAGAGCATGTGAGTCACTTCAACCAGAGAATGGTTGTGCACTCCAAGAATGAGGCCTTGTTGTGTAAGGTGTTCCCCTTCAGTTTAGGGCCCATGGCCATGAGGTGGTTTGATAGCTTAGGAGTAAGTTCCATTGATTCCTTTAAGGAACTCACTCAGGCGTTTGGATCTCGCCTTATTACGTgcagtagggttcctcggccctTAAATTTCTTGTTGTCCCTGTCCATGAGAGAAGGGGAGACCCTGAAAACATattcggacagatattgggagatgttcaatgagaAAGATGGTGACTTTGACAATATAGTCATCAGAACTTTCAAGGTCGGCTTGCCTGCCGAGCATGGCTTGAGGAGGTCTTTTACTAGAAAGCCTGCTACTAGTGTACGCCAACTCATGAACCGGATTAATAAGTATAAGAGGGTTGAAAATGACCAACAATAA
- the LOC126691081 gene encoding F-box/kelch-repeat protein At3g06240-like: MAELPREIMDNIFSRLPVKLLLRFRCVSKLWCNIIDDPCLANMHRTQAGDEEPLVLLLLGFHDRIEMSSLYELEDNRGVLRPITSNKQPLLNLESKETENGIEQYYLQSFCKGLLCISSLSKVILSNPLRKESLILPPVTLEYKSMPNFESYGLGFDTSTNMYKAVHVFYKEIDFDTMRYKLGTRVYSLGSTSWREISSIPSYPIWKPIYVNEAIHWITDTRFEIDNLKGKIVSFDIGKEEFQLTPHPADIHIDSFHPCYLINLRGDLAIVESQSCSASVVIWVLKNWNTKQWVKEFSLYIAAPSMYLGNSYISSVCPSESGLIFKDGGTSTVAHYNLGSDEVEWYKICKLTGSKRMDLLQVFSFKGSLISLKSYGKLM; this comes from the coding sequence ATGGCGGAGCTCCCTCGTGAAATTATGGACAACATCTTTTCAAGATTGCCTGTAAAGTTACTTTTGCGATTTAGGTGTGTCTCTAAGCTTTGGTGCAATATCATTGACGACCCATGTCTTGCAAACATGCATAGAACACAAGCTGGTGATGAAGAACCACTAGTCCTACTTCTATTAGGATTTCATGACAGAATTGAAATGTCGAGTTTGTATGAATTGGAAGATAATCGTGGGGTTTTGAGGCCCATCACAAGCAACAAGCAGCCATTGCTGAATTTAGAGTCCAAGGAAACCGAAAATGGAATAGAACAATACTATCTACAGAGTTTTTGTAAGGGCTTGCTCTGCATTTCAAGCCTTTCTAAAGTGATTCTCTCTAATCCCCTAAGAAAAGAAAGTCTTATTCTGCCACCAGTGACATTGGAATATAAGTCTATGCCGAATTTTGAAAGCTATGGATTGGGTTTTGATACTTCAACTAATATGTACAAGGCTGTTCATGTGTTCTACAAAGAAATAGATTTCGACACCATGAGGTACAAATTAGGAACTCGAGTATACAGTTTGGGTTCAACATCATGGAGAGAGATTTCTAGCATTCCTTCTTATCCTATATGGAAACCTATTTATGTTAATGAAGCCATACATTGGATTACTGACACTAGATTTGAAATTGACAATTTGAAGGGCAAGATAGTTTCTTTTGACATTGGCAAGGAAGAGTTTCAATTGACTCCTCATCCAGCTGACATTCATATTGACTCTTTTCATCCATGCTACTTAATTAATCTTAGAGGAGATTTGGCAATTGTTGAATCTCAGTCATGTTCAGCCAGTGTTGTGATATGGGTATTGAAGAATTGGAACACCAAACAATGGGTGAAAGAATTTTCACTATATATTGCAGCCCCCTCTATGTACCTCGGTAATAGCTACATATCTTCTGTATGTCCCTCCGAAAGTGGTCTAATTTTTAAGGATGGAGGTACTAGTACTGTTGCCCATTATAATTTGGGGAGTGATGAGGTGGAGTGGTATAAAATTTGTAAACTTACAGGCTCTAAACGAATGGATCTTCTACAAGTCTTTAGCTTCAAGGGAAGCTTGATTTCACTCAAGAGTTATGGCAAATTGATGTGA